The proteins below come from a single Thermodesulfobacteriota bacterium genomic window:
- a CDS encoding V-type ATP synthase subunit B: MRLARHRYRTVTRLSGELLVANRILAARVGELVTVRSADGRAILGEILALDRDTILVQLYGESAGLDLAATEIELTGAVQKMPVSRAMLGRTLNGAGQPIDGRPCYLAQAWRAVTPRPINPAGRAAPAEFIETGISAVDGLNTLVKGQKLPVFSCAGLPAKELVGRLLHGAGPGFALVFVALGLTFHELSYYLAVLDRTRADCVAFLNRADEPVMERLLAPRLALTAAEYLAFDLGLDVLVVITDLTSYCEALRQISSTREELPGRRGYPGYLYSDLAALYERAGRLQGRPGSVTMIPVLTMPEDDITHPIPDLTGYITEGQLVLSRDLWRRGIDPPIDILPSLSRLMGKGIGAGRTREDHRTIADSLYSSYARGRELRRLAAIVGREGLAARDQSLLDFAAAFEAEFIHQGDERRAVGCTLDLGRGLLERFGVWSHG, encoded by the coding sequence ATGCGCCTGGCCCGCCACCGCTACCGCACGGTCACGAGGCTCTCCGGCGAGCTTCTGGTGGCCAACCGCATCCTGGCCGCCCGGGTCGGCGAGCTGGTGACGGTGCGCTCTGCGGACGGCCGCGCCATCCTGGGCGAGATTCTGGCCCTGGACCGGGACACCATCCTGGTGCAGCTCTATGGGGAGAGCGCCGGTCTCGACCTGGCCGCCACCGAGATCGAGCTCACCGGCGCCGTGCAGAAGATGCCGGTCAGCCGGGCCATGCTGGGCCGCACCCTGAACGGCGCCGGCCAGCCCATCGACGGCCGGCCATGCTATCTCGCCCAGGCCTGGCGGGCCGTGACCCCGCGGCCCATCAACCCGGCCGGCCGCGCCGCGCCAGCGGAATTCATCGAGACCGGCATCTCGGCCGTGGACGGCCTCAACACCCTGGTCAAGGGCCAGAAGCTGCCGGTCTTCTCCTGCGCCGGCCTGCCGGCCAAGGAGCTGGTGGGCCGCCTCCTGCACGGCGCCGGTCCCGGCTTTGCCCTGGTCTTTGTCGCCCTGGGCCTGACCTTCCACGAGCTGTCGTACTATCTGGCGGTCCTGGACAGAACCCGGGCCGACTGCGTCGCCTTCCTCAACCGGGCCGACGAGCCGGTGATGGAGCGCCTCCTGGCCCCCCGCCTGGCCCTCACCGCCGCCGAGTATCTGGCCTTCGACCTGGGCCTCGATGTGCTGGTGGTGATCACCGACCTGACCAGCTACTGCGAGGCCTTGCGCCAGATCTCCTCCACCCGGGAGGAGCTGCCCGGCCGCCGGGGGTATCCGGGCTACCTCTATTCCGATCTGGCGGCCCTGTACGAGCGGGCCGGCCGCCTCCAGGGCCGTCCCGGCTCCGTGACCATGATCCCGGTCCTGACCATGCCCGAGGACGACATCACCCACCCGATCCCCGACCTCACCGGCTACATCACCGAGGGCCAGCTGGTTCTGTCCCGGGACCTCTGGCGCCGGGGCATCGACCCGCCCATCGACATCCTGCCCAGCCTCTCCCGGCTCATGGGCAAGGGCATCGGCGCCGGCCGCACCCGGGAGGATCACCGGACCATCGCCGACAGCCTGTACAGCAGCTATGCCCGGGGCCGGGAGCTGCGGCGCCTGGCCGCCATCGTCGGCCGGGAGGGCCTGGCCGCCCGCGACCAGTCCCTGCTCGACTTCGCTGCCGCCTTCGAGGCCGAATTCATCCACCAGGGCGACGAGCGCCGGGCCGTAGGCTGCACCCTGGACCTGGGCCGGGGACTCCTGGAGCGGTTCGGGGTGTGGTCGCACGGGTAA
- a CDS encoding UPF0175 family protein, protein MQVCVEVPDAALAALRTEPEDFIRQVLFLAAARWYEQGRVSQEVAARIAGLDRTDFLLALARAGLDSFP, encoded by the coding sequence ATGCAAGTATGCGTGGAGGTTCCCGATGCCGCTCTGGCGGCCTTGAGGACCGAGCCCGAGGATTTCATCCGCCAGGTGCTCTTCCTGGCGGCCGCTCGATGGTACGAGCAGGGGAGGGTGTCCCAGGAGGTGGCTGCCCGAATCGCCGGCCTTGACCGGACCGACTTCCTCCTGGCGCTGGCCCGGGCGGGTTTGGACTCTTTCCCTTGA
- a CDS encoding methyl-accepting chemotaxis protein → MTIGTRIFLAVSALILVVLVAQAGVNQVMVSGALQGEATRQLARTAADQAAVLADILTVTGQDLPVFRSHKALDDYFTARFFEDADGMATAEGSLEFFFRNLGAAKPQYEVIQITAADGRPVLQIQEGQRVETFVAFPQAAALEALQGKSGADGAAPLFLQASQQEDGSWALVSALAVVVDSQTEGLIWLRQPLAPALAALANGAQAAGMAFVIQDSGGRPVAASPDLAPEAQAALGTGQAAGWLVAGQELPGLGWQLTLGIEEAQAFAVLRRMLFTAVLVLAAALAAAGGALWLLVRGITRPVQQAITDMEQASTVLTSEAQKVNDAGQALAAGVAQQAAAMEQMSASMEEIGAMTRNNADNAGEADGLMRQANEAVGRAFDNMERLTASMNEVAGASAETRKIVRTIDEIAFQTNLLALNAAVEAARAGEAGAGFAVVADEVRSLARRAAEAAKSTATLIDNTARRVADGSQLVTVTGRDFQAVTGVAEKAGLLVAEIAAASAEQSRAIEQVSRGIVENDKVTQRNAGTAEDSASAATVMKEQVERLDSSIHELQALVGGSGRRAGSTALVAAGKAG, encoded by the coding sequence ATGACCATCGGCACCCGCATCTTCCTGGCGGTCTCCGCCCTCATCCTGGTGGTCCTGGTGGCGCAGGCCGGGGTCAACCAGGTCATGGTCTCCGGTGCCCTCCAGGGCGAGGCGACCCGCCAGCTGGCCAGGACAGCCGCCGACCAGGCGGCTGTCCTGGCAGACATCCTGACCGTCACCGGCCAGGACCTGCCGGTCTTCCGCAGCCACAAGGCCCTGGATGACTACTTCACCGCCCGTTTCTTCGAGGACGCGGACGGCATGGCCACGGCCGAGGGCAGCCTGGAGTTCTTTTTCCGCAATCTCGGCGCGGCCAAGCCCCAGTATGAGGTGATCCAGATCACCGCTGCCGATGGCCGGCCGGTCCTGCAGATTCAGGAAGGCCAGCGGGTGGAGACCTTCGTGGCCTTTCCCCAGGCGGCGGCCCTGGAGGCGCTCCAGGGCAAGAGCGGTGCGGATGGCGCGGCCCCCCTCTTCCTGCAAGCCAGCCAGCAGGAGGACGGCAGCTGGGCGCTCGTGTCGGCCCTCGCCGTGGTGGTGGACAGCCAGACCGAGGGCCTCATCTGGCTGCGCCAGCCCCTGGCCCCGGCCCTGGCGGCGTTGGCCAATGGGGCCCAGGCTGCGGGCATGGCCTTCGTGATCCAGGACAGCGGCGGCCGGCCGGTAGCCGCTTCGCCGGACCTGGCCCCCGAAGCGCAGGCCGCCCTCGGCACTGGCCAGGCGGCCGGCTGGCTGGTGGCCGGCCAGGAGCTGCCTGGCCTGGGATGGCAACTGACCCTGGGCATCGAGGAGGCCCAGGCCTTTGCCGTGCTCCGCCGCATGCTCTTCACCGCCGTCCTGGTGCTGGCGGCGGCCCTGGCCGCGGCGGGCGGCGCCCTGTGGCTCCTGGTCCGCGGCATTACCCGGCCGGTGCAGCAGGCCATCACGGACATGGAGCAGGCCTCGACCGTGCTCACCAGCGAGGCACAGAAGGTCAACGACGCTGGCCAGGCCCTGGCCGCCGGCGTCGCCCAGCAGGCAGCTGCCATGGAGCAGATGTCTGCTTCCATGGAGGAGATCGGCGCCATGACCCGCAACAACGCCGACAACGCCGGCGAGGCCGACGGCCTGATGCGGCAGGCCAACGAGGCGGTGGGGCGGGCTTTCGACAACATGGAGCGCCTGACGGCCTCCATGAACGAGGTGGCGGGGGCCAGCGCCGAGACCCGGAAGATCGTCCGGACCATCGACGAGATCGCCTTCCAGACCAACCTCCTGGCCCTGAACGCCGCGGTGGAGGCAGCCCGGGCCGGCGAGGCCGGAGCAGGCTTTGCGGTGGTGGCGGACGAGGTGAGGAGCCTGGCCAGACGGGCGGCCGAGGCAGCCAAGAGCACCGCCACCCTCATCGACAACACCGCCCGCCGGGTTGCCGATGGCAGCCAGCTGGTGACGGTGACCGGCCGGGACTTCCAGGCCGTGACCGGTGTCGCCGAGAAGGCTGGCCTCCTGGTGGCCGAGATCGCCGCCGCCTCGGCTGAGCAGAGCCGGGCCATCGAGCAGGTCAGCCGGGGCATCGTCGAAAACGACAAGGTCACCCAGCGCAACGCCGGCACCGCCGAGGACTCCGCCTCCGCCGCCACGGTCATGAAAGAACAGGTGGAGCGCCTGGACAGCTCCATCCACGAGCTGCAGGCCCTGGTGGGCGGCAGCGGCCGCCGCGCCGGCAGCACCGCCCTGGTGGCAGCCGGCAAGGCCGGCTGA
- a CDS encoding phosphate ABC transporter substrate-binding protein gives MAATMKRWGWRLAGMTVGAAMLLVTGSGQAADLTWTGCGITKNAFMDEIAKAYEAKTGTKIVLSGGGATKGIRSASAGTSDMGGTCRHWLYDAAGQKHPEEKDAVLVQVAWDAIVVVVHPDNPVSDISTANLKKVVDGQITSWKELGGEDKRIAFIDREGKESGVGHMFRRLVFGDPNYDFKARSLEVKASGAVEEKVEKTGTGLGLDGVSSAKKQAVKILSLDGVAPSKENIASGTYPLFRPLYITHHTNPAEEVQKALAFMLSPEGQAIISQQGTVNLEEGKTIAALWEQKKKDLGL, from the coding sequence ATGGCAGCGACGATGAAGAGATGGGGCTGGCGGCTGGCAGGGATGACGGTGGGCGCTGCCATGCTGCTGGTGACCGGCAGCGGGCAGGCGGCGGACCTCACCTGGACCGGCTGCGGCATCACCAAGAACGCCTTCATGGACGAAATCGCCAAGGCCTATGAGGCCAAGACGGGGACGAAGATCGTGCTGTCCGGCGGCGGCGCCACCAAGGGCATCCGGTCCGCGTCGGCGGGCACCAGCGACATGGGCGGCACCTGCCGGCACTGGCTCTACGACGCCGCTGGCCAGAAGCATCCGGAGGAAAAGGATGCCGTGCTCGTGCAGGTGGCCTGGGACGCCATCGTGGTGGTGGTGCATCCCGACAACCCGGTCTCCGACATCTCCACCGCCAACCTCAAGAAGGTGGTGGACGGGCAGATCACCTCCTGGAAGGAACTGGGAGGGGAGGACAAGCGCATCGCCTTCATCGATCGGGAAGGCAAGGAGTCCGGGGTCGGCCATATGTTCCGGCGGCTGGTCTTTGGCGACCCCAACTACGATTTCAAAGCCCGCTCCCTGGAGGTCAAGGCCTCCGGCGCGGTGGAGGAGAAGGTGGAGAAGACCGGCACCGGCCTGGGCCTGGATGGCGTCTCCTCGGCCAAGAAGCAGGCCGTGAAGATCCTGTCCCTGGACGGCGTCGCACCCAGCAAGGAGAACATCGCCTCCGGCACCTACCCCCTCTTCCGGCCCCTGTACATCACTCACCACACCAACCCCGCGGAGGAGGTGCAAAAGGCCCTGGCCTTCATGCTCTCCCCGGAAGGCCAGGCCATCATCTCGCAGCAGGGCACGGTCAACCTGGAAGAGGGCAAGACCATCGCCGCCCTGTGGGAGCAGAAGAAGAAGGACCTCGGCCTCTAG
- a CDS encoding sulfite exporter TauE/SafE family protein has product MTDHPIVTQYRAVVHQALVTLPKPRPADMLTLAAIAVVFFLAGLVQGLTGFGSALVAIPLLALLVEARTAVPLCSLAGLAITGILSWQLRRHLTFTRIRPLLLGCLPGVVLGTAFLKGVDDRIFRLALGLFLVLYAGFRLAARPRPARPLHPLWAYGAGLATGVIGAAFSTGGPPTVIYTSLTGWSQDEIKATLSAFFLLGGLMVIAGHALAGLITSQVLALLPVAWPAVTLGVLAGARLSRRLDQTAFLRALLVLLLVMGLAMLASARA; this is encoded by the coding sequence TTGACAGACCACCCCATTGTGACCCAGTATCGGGCGGTCGTCCACCAGGCCCTGGTCACCCTCCCGAAACCTCGTCCCGCCGACATGCTCACCCTCGCTGCCATCGCTGTGGTCTTCTTTCTGGCCGGACTGGTCCAGGGCCTCACCGGCTTCGGCTCGGCCCTGGTGGCCATCCCGCTGCTGGCGCTCCTGGTGGAGGCCCGCACCGCTGTGCCCCTGTGCTCCCTGGCGGGCCTGGCCATCACCGGCATCCTCTCCTGGCAGCTGCGGCGGCACCTGACCTTCACCCGGATCCGGCCGTTGCTCCTGGGCTGCCTGCCCGGGGTGGTCCTGGGGACGGCGTTTCTGAAGGGCGTGGACGACCGGATCTTTCGCCTGGCTCTGGGGCTCTTCCTGGTGCTCTATGCCGGCTTTCGCCTGGCGGCCCGGCCGCGGCCCGCTCGCCCGCTCCACCCCCTCTGGGCGTACGGGGCCGGCCTTGCCACCGGCGTCATCGGCGCCGCTTTTTCCACCGGCGGCCCGCCCACCGTCATCTACACCTCCCTCACCGGCTGGTCCCAGGACGAGATCAAGGCCACCCTCTCCGCCTTTTTCCTGCTGGGCGGGCTGATGGTGATCGCCGGCCATGCGCTGGCAGGGCTCATCACCAGCCAGGTGCTGGCCCTGCTGCCGGTAGCCTGGCCCGCCGTCACCCTTGGGGTGCTCGCCGGCGCCCGGCTTTCCCGCCGCCTGGACCAGACCGCCTTCCTGCGCGCCCTCCTGGTGCTGCTCCTCGTCATGGGACTGGCCATGCTGGCCTCGGCCCGGGCCTGA
- a CDS encoding ATPase: MKTVTVLTPADASPGFALAGVGQKTGSRSEAAALLAQAVTDPAAGLVAVDERLLDPALEESLPTLPFAGALVVLPAPALAARPREGYVERLLRRAIGYAVRLAR; the protein is encoded by the coding sequence ATGAAGACTGTGACCGTGCTCACGCCCGCGGATGCCAGCCCCGGCTTTGCCCTGGCCGGGGTCGGCCAGAAGACCGGCAGCCGGAGCGAGGCCGCCGCCCTCCTCGCCCAGGCGGTGACCGATCCTGCGGCCGGCCTGGTGGCCGTGGACGAACGGCTTCTGGACCCGGCGCTGGAGGAATCCTTGCCTACCCTCCCCTTTGCCGGCGCCCTGGTGGTGCTGCCGGCGCCAGCCCTGGCCGCCCGGCCCCGGGAGGGCTATGTCGAGCGCCTGCTGCGGCGTGCCATCGGCTACGCGGTGAGGCTCGCCCGATGA
- a CDS encoding ATPase, translated as MDKIWIAFAAALAIGLPALATAWAQSRIGAAGAGALAEKPELSGTMILLVAIPETMVILGFVVAVMILLGG; from the coding sequence ATGGACAAGATCTGGATCGCCTTCGCCGCTGCCCTGGCCATCGGTCTGCCGGCCCTGGCCACCGCCTGGGCCCAGTCCCGGATCGGCGCCGCTGGCGCCGGCGCTCTGGCGGAAAAGCCGGAGCTGTCCGGCACCATGATCCTTCTGGTGGCCATCCCGGAGACCATGGTCATCCTGGGCTTCGTGGTGGCGGTGATGATCCTGCTCGGGGGCTAG
- a CDS encoding DUF2786 domain-containing protein produces MSLHIADEANRRRAWTRQLYYEHAQICRDHGVPLRTPFIELADLASVVGSWDAVSRTIRLAVRLVAEQSWDVLVGVLRHEMAHQAVTDLFRMPAGHDQSFQTACRLLGVPERFRRATGPLDCQGLAPSTALDPAAVRHLARLEKLLALAGSDNEHEAGLAMAKANALVARYNLEGQSQTGDGAYDYRIIRLGGQRVDRVHKGVASLLTEFFFVQVVLSSIYDPALDQSVRTLELLGRQENLEVAEYVHAFLIRQLDGLWQGHRRKSGCPGGARRSFQLGVLNGFRERLMSQAQPPGSAARSAGQSSTSLVVCAQDPRLQALVRERHPHLVRRRSGPALFDAAGYTAGVAAGRELTLHRGITRQGPGGRLLPEG; encoded by the coding sequence ATGAGCCTTCACATCGCCGACGAGGCCAATCGCCGCCGGGCCTGGACCCGGCAGCTTTACTACGAGCATGCCCAGATCTGCCGCGACCATGGGGTGCCCCTCCGGACCCCCTTCATTGAGCTCGCGGACCTGGCCAGCGTCGTCGGCAGCTGGGATGCCGTAAGCCGCACCATCCGCCTGGCCGTCCGGCTGGTGGCGGAGCAGTCCTGGGACGTCCTGGTGGGGGTGCTCCGGCACGAGATGGCCCACCAGGCGGTCACCGACCTCTTCCGGATGCCGGCCGGCCATGACCAGAGCTTTCAAACGGCCTGCCGCCTGCTGGGGGTGCCGGAGCGGTTCCGCCGGGCCACCGGTCCCCTGGACTGCCAGGGCCTGGCCCCGAGCACCGCGCTGGACCCGGCTGCCGTCCGGCACCTGGCCCGGCTGGAGAAGCTCCTGGCCCTGGCCGGCTCCGACAACGAGCACGAGGCCGGCCTGGCCATGGCCAAGGCCAACGCCCTGGTGGCCCGCTACAACCTGGAGGGCCAGTCCCAGACCGGCGACGGCGCCTACGACTACCGGATCATCCGCCTGGGCGGCCAGCGGGTGGACCGGGTCCACAAGGGGGTGGCCTCGCTGCTCACCGAGTTCTTCTTCGTGCAGGTGGTGCTCTCCTCCATCTACGATCCGGCCCTGGATCAGTCGGTGCGGACCCTGGAGCTCTTGGGCCGGCAGGAGAACCTGGAGGTGGCCGAGTACGTGCACGCCTTTCTCATCCGCCAGTTGGACGGGCTCTGGCAGGGGCACCGGCGGAAAAGCGGCTGCCCGGGCGGGGCGCGACGCTCCTTTCAGCTGGGGGTGCTGAACGGCTTCCGGGAACGGCTGATGAGCCAGGCCCAGCCCCCCGGGTCCGCCGCCCGCAGCGCCGGCCAGTCCAGCACCAGTCTGGTGGTCTGCGCCCAGGATCCCCGCCTGCAGGCCCTGGTCCGGGAGCGGCATCCGCACCTCGTCCGCCGTCGCTCCGGCCCGGCCCTTTTCGACGCCGCCGGCTATACGGCCGGGGTTGCCGCCGGCCGAGAGCTCACGCTGCACCGGGGGATCACCCGCCAGGGTCCCGGCGGCCGGCTACTGCCGGAGGGATGA
- a CDS encoding ATPase produces MIVRMAKVEIAGPQALLTPVLSLVRDAGLVHLEPRQGRSSQEPDRLRRQLLPPEQLFEALFLEDLAGRIQALFALLPAVPVRQSLLSPQPILATLSRSVDRHLATAQELARRQEATAQESAELERHGQFLEAVADMLAGLPEAPDLEIMGLVLRDERAAAILRRELERLTGGAFTLAVRRAAGGILVGLLVLGKKTPFGLDRELTGQGVAPYALPPALQGLPLAAALPALRERLAALARTREGLDRQAVLLAQRWGPIYRQTASWIRSRLGLLAASAAVFSSQLCFFLYGWMPAGRLADLRALLEARFGGQILVSELAVADQDLDEVPVLLENPAYFRPFQLLTRLLPLPSYASFDPTPFVGLFFPLFFGMILGDVGYGVIFAGVAAGLVWRGRTGSLRDAGRILGVAAAYAILFGLAYGELLGDLGHRLFGLVPFLVERQTAILPMLLFAVAVGCMHILCGLALSAIAAVRRRTGRKAVADLVTIGLIAALAALILSGLGLYPQILARPALALALLLAPLLLWSGGLLAPLELLKTVGHIISYARIMAIGLTSALLATVANQMAGLTGDLVLGVVAASLLHLVNLFLGLFSPTIHSLRLHYVEFFDKFLHTGGRRYEPLQADHHPPGP; encoded by the coding sequence ATGATCGTTAGAATGGCCAAGGTGGAGATCGCCGGCCCCCAGGCACTCCTCACCCCGGTCCTCAGCCTGGTGCGGGACGCAGGGCTGGTCCACCTGGAGCCCAGGCAGGGGCGGTCCAGCCAGGAGCCGGACCGCCTCCGCCGGCAGCTCCTGCCCCCGGAGCAGCTCTTCGAGGCCCTCTTCCTGGAGGATCTGGCCGGCCGCATCCAGGCCCTTTTTGCGCTGCTGCCGGCGGTGCCGGTCCGGCAGAGCCTGCTTTCGCCACAGCCGATCCTGGCCACCTTGAGCCGCAGCGTCGACCGGCATCTGGCCACGGCCCAGGAGCTGGCCCGCCGGCAGGAGGCCACCGCCCAGGAGTCGGCAGAGCTGGAGCGCCATGGCCAGTTTCTGGAAGCGGTGGCCGACATGCTGGCCGGCCTGCCGGAGGCGCCGGATCTGGAGATCATGGGGCTGGTGCTCCGGGACGAACGGGCAGCCGCCATCCTGCGCCGGGAACTGGAGCGGCTGACCGGTGGCGCCTTCACCCTCGCCGTCCGCCGGGCCGCCGGCGGCATTCTGGTGGGCCTCCTGGTGCTGGGGAAGAAGACGCCTTTCGGCCTGGACCGCGAGCTGACCGGCCAGGGGGTGGCGCCCTACGCCCTGCCGCCGGCGCTGCAAGGCCTGCCCCTGGCCGCCGCCCTGCCGGCCCTTCGTGAGCGGCTGGCCGCCCTGGCCCGTACCCGGGAGGGGCTCGACCGGCAGGCAGTGCTCCTGGCCCAGCGCTGGGGACCCATCTACCGGCAGACGGCCTCCTGGATCCGCTCCCGGCTGGGGCTCCTGGCCGCGTCGGCAGCGGTCTTCTCCAGCCAGCTGTGCTTCTTCCTCTACGGCTGGATGCCGGCCGGCCGGCTGGCCGACCTGCGCGCGCTCCTGGAGGCCCGCTTCGGTGGCCAGATCCTGGTGTCGGAATTGGCGGTGGCGGACCAGGACCTGGACGAGGTGCCGGTGCTCCTGGAAAACCCCGCCTACTTCCGGCCCTTCCAGCTCCTGACCCGGCTCCTGCCCCTGCCCAGCTACGCCTCTTTCGACCCGACGCCGTTCGTGGGCCTGTTCTTTCCGCTCTTCTTCGGCATGATCCTGGGGGATGTGGGCTACGGCGTGATCTTCGCCGGGGTGGCGGCCGGCCTGGTCTGGCGCGGCCGGACCGGCAGCCTCCGGGATGCTGGCCGCATTCTGGGGGTGGCCGCGGCCTACGCCATCCTCTTCGGCCTGGCCTATGGCGAGCTCTTGGGCGACCTGGGCCACCGGCTGTTCGGCCTCGTCCCTTTTCTGGTGGAGCGGCAGACCGCCATCCTGCCCATGCTGCTCTTTGCCGTGGCGGTGGGCTGCATGCATATCCTCTGCGGCCTGGCCCTGTCGGCCATTGCCGCGGTACGCCGCCGTACCGGCCGCAAGGCGGTGGCGGATCTGGTCACCATTGGCCTCATCGCGGCCCTGGCCGCCCTCATCCTCTCCGGGCTCGGCCTCTATCCCCAGATTCTGGCCCGGCCGGCTCTGGCCCTGGCCCTGCTCCTGGCCCCCCTCCTCCTGTGGAGCGGCGGTCTCTTGGCCCCCCTGGAGCTGCTGAAGACCGTGGGCCACATCATCTCCTATGCCCGGATCATGGCCATCGGCCTCACTTCCGCCCTCCTGGCCACGGTGGCCAACCAGATGGCGGGCCTGACCGGCGATCTGGTGCTGGGGGTGGTGGCCGCGAGCCTCCTCCATCTGGTCAACCTCTTCCTGGGCCTTTTCTCCCCCACCATCCATTCCTTGCGCCTCCATTACGTGGAGTTCTTCGACAAGTTCCTGCACACCGGCGGCCGCCGCTACGAGCCGCTCCAGGCCGACCACCACCCCCCGGGACCATGA
- a CDS encoding V-type ATP synthase subunit E, whose amino-acid sequence MASLRARHEEEVRTLWRETEAEGERLRRELAAELACWQEEHDRQTAVFCRQAHDRILADAERPAARQELEAVAALAARLWAAAGQLLAGLRDDDDRQTFQCLAAELPPAPWAVIRVAPADAGLARELFPAARIEMDPALAGGLVAVSADGCIRVDNSLATRLAALWPEILTRAAAEILERCAHAAPGPPAGP is encoded by the coding sequence TTGGCCAGCCTCCGGGCGCGGCACGAGGAGGAGGTCCGTACCCTGTGGCGGGAGACCGAGGCAGAAGGGGAGCGGCTCCGCCGGGAGCTGGCCGCTGAGCTGGCCTGTTGGCAGGAGGAGCATGACCGGCAGACCGCCGTGTTCTGCCGCCAGGCCCACGACCGGATCCTGGCCGATGCTGAGCGGCCCGCGGCCCGCCAGGAGCTGGAGGCCGTCGCGGCCCTGGCCGCCCGCCTGTGGGCTGCCGCTGGCCAGCTCCTGGCCGGGCTGCGGGACGACGATGACCGGCAGACCTTCCAGTGCCTGGCCGCCGAGCTGCCCCCTGCCCCCTGGGCCGTCATCCGGGTGGCGCCGGCCGACGCCGGCCTGGCCCGGGAGCTGTTCCCGGCGGCGCGGATCGAGATGGACCCGGCCTTGGCCGGCGGGTTGGTGGCGGTAAGCGCTGACGGCTGCATCCGGGTGGACAACTCCCTGGCCACCCGTCTGGCCGCCCTCTGGCCCGAGATCCTGACCCGGGCCGCGGCGGAGATCCTGGAGAGGTGTGCCCATGCGGCCCCTGGCCCCCCTGCCGGACCGTAG
- a CDS encoding V-type ATP synthase subunit A: MSGRVSGVCGPTVRSDAAGLALHERVAVGRQGLTGEVVRLEAAGAVIQVYEETRGLALGEPVTGSGSSLEVVLGPGLLGRMLDGLERPLDRLLASQGPFLEAGGALPALDDRRCWPFTPGRRPGETVTAGDELGWVSEGRLRHPILVPPGRSGVLAELASGSLTAGATVARLADGTAIPLGQRWPVRRPRPYARKLAARRPLVTGQRIIDLLFPLALGGAAIIPGGFGTGKTVLEQAIARHAAVDVVVYCGCGERGNEMAELVADFAGLADPRTGGPLLDRTVLVANTSNMPVAAREASIYTAVTVAEYYRDLGLDVLLLADSISRWAEALREIGAALGQMPGEEGYPTAMAGRLAAFVERAGAVETLGGRPGSLSMILSVSPPGGDCTEPVTQALARACGASLILDTRLAHSRHFPAINPQASYSLFETEVRDFCQETVAADWSSLRQRCQARLRAEESLAEVAEIVGLDGLQDRDRLTMEAARLLRRRFLAQSAYGTETASSLAATAGLARRLLEAGDAALAASAAGRPLAEAAALLEIP; this comes from the coding sequence ATGAGCGGCCGGGTGAGTGGAGTCTGCGGGCCGACGGTCAGGAGCGACGCCGCCGGTCTGGCCCTCCACGAACGGGTGGCCGTGGGGCGGCAGGGCCTGACCGGCGAGGTGGTGCGGCTGGAGGCAGCAGGGGCGGTGATCCAGGTCTACGAGGAAACCCGGGGGCTCGCCCTGGGTGAGCCGGTGACCGGCTCCGGCAGCAGCCTGGAGGTCGTCCTCGGGCCAGGCCTTCTGGGCCGGATGCTGGACGGCCTCGAGCGGCCTCTGGACCGCCTGTTGGCCAGCCAGGGTCCGTTCCTGGAGGCCGGCGGCGCGCTGCCGGCCCTGGATGACCGCCGGTGCTGGCCCTTCACCCCCGGTCGCCGTCCCGGCGAGACGGTGACGGCCGGCGACGAGCTGGGCTGGGTGAGCGAGGGCCGGCTCCGCCATCCCATCCTGGTGCCGCCGGGACGATCCGGCGTCCTCGCCGAGCTGGCCAGCGGATCCCTGACCGCCGGTGCCACGGTCGCCCGGCTGGCGGACGGCACCGCCATCCCCCTGGGCCAGCGCTGGCCGGTGCGCCGGCCCAGGCCCTATGCCCGAAAGCTCGCCGCCCGGCGGCCCCTGGTCACCGGCCAGCGGATCATCGATCTCCTTTTTCCCCTGGCCCTGGGGGGAGCGGCCATCATCCCCGGCGGCTTCGGCACCGGCAAGACGGTGCTGGAGCAGGCCATCGCCCGGCACGCGGCGGTGGATGTGGTCGTCTACTGCGGCTGCGGCGAGCGGGGCAACGAGATGGCGGAGCTGGTGGCCGATTTCGCCGGCCTTGCGGATCCCCGCACCGGCGGCCCGCTTCTGGACCGCACCGTGCTGGTGGCCAACACCTCGAACATGCCGGTGGCGGCCCGGGAGGCCTCCATCTACACGGCGGTGACCGTGGCCGAGTACTACCGGGACCTGGGCCTGGACGTGCTGCTCTTGGCCGACTCCATCTCCCGCTGGGCCGAGGCCTTGCGGGAGATCGGTGCTGCCCTCGGCCAGATGCCCGGCGAGGAGGGCTACCCCACGGCCATGGCCGGCCGCCTGGCGGCCTTTGTCGAGCGGGCCGGCGCGGTGGAGACCCTGGGCGGCCGCCCCGGATCCCTGTCCATGATCCTGTCCGTCTCCCCGCCGGGGGGCGACTGCACCGAGCCGGTCACCCAGGCCCTGGCCCGGGCCTGCGGCGCCAGCCTGATCCTGGACACCCGCCTGGCCCACAGCCGCCACTTCCCGGCCATCAACCCCCAGGCCAGCTATTCCCTCTTCGAGACCGAGGTGCGCGATTTCTGCCAGGAGACGGTGGCCGCCGACTGGTCCTCCCTCAGGCAGCGCTGCCAGGCCCGGTTGCGGGCCGAGGAATCCCTGGCCGAGGTGGCGGAGATCGTGGGCCTCGATGGGCTGCAGGACCGGGACCGGCTGACCATGGAGGCCGCCCGGCTCCTGCGGCGCCGGTTCCTGGCCCAAAGCGCGTACGGCACCGAGACCGCCAGCTCGCTCGCCGCCACCGCCGGCCTGGCCCGCCGGCTGCTGGAGGCCGGCGACGCCGCCCTGGCGGCCAGTGCCGCCGGCCGGCCGCTGGCCGAAGCCGCCGCCCTCCTTGAGATCCCGTGA